The Streptomyces sp. NL15-2K genome contains a region encoding:
- a CDS encoding superoxide dismutase, with translation MSPNQARPSRRTVLGGAAAAALTLAAGAGTASAAAGTVTSAWPTEFPLPDGWLPEGITIGRKPYAYMGSRANGAVYRTDLRTGKGGVLFEGATGTASIGLKLDRDGLLYLAGGAGGTARIVDSRSGKLKATYQLTDNAAPFINDVILLGDRAWFTDSRDAVLYGVPRGRGGEVRSLPLGGEWTQTPDVNNANGIVDTPDGRGLIVVKSTPGELYNVNLKTGEAKKITLKGQANVANGDGLLRIGRTLYVVQNPQTLISVWDLYVTRNRQSLVSVWDLDAKATTATLKRTITDPRFDVPTTAARWGDRLYLVNARFTSPQKPETTFNGVAVPA, from the coding sequence ATGTCCCCGAACCAAGCCCGGCCGTCCCGGCGCACCGTTCTCGGCGGGGCCGCCGCCGCCGCGCTCACGCTGGCGGCCGGTGCCGGCACGGCCAGTGCCGCCGCCGGAACCGTAACGAGTGCGTGGCCGACTGAGTTCCCGCTCCCGGACGGCTGGCTGCCCGAGGGCATCACCATCGGCAGAAAGCCGTACGCCTACATGGGCTCCCGCGCGAACGGCGCCGTCTACCGCACCGACCTGCGCACCGGCAAGGGCGGCGTCCTGTTCGAGGGAGCCACGGGCACGGCATCCATCGGCCTGAAGCTGGACCGCGACGGTCTGCTCTACCTCGCCGGAGGCGCCGGAGGCACCGCGCGCATAGTCGACTCCCGTAGCGGCAAGCTCAAGGCCACGTACCAACTGACCGACAACGCCGCCCCGTTCATCAATGACGTCATCCTCCTCGGCGACCGCGCCTGGTTCACCGACTCGCGCGACGCCGTACTCTACGGCGTACCTCGGGGCCGTGGTGGCGAAGTCCGCAGCCTGCCGCTCGGCGGTGAGTGGACGCAGACGCCCGACGTCAACAACGCCAATGGCATCGTCGACACCCCCGACGGCCGCGGCCTGATCGTCGTCAAGAGCACGCCGGGCGAGCTCTACAACGTGAACCTCAAGACCGGTGAGGCGAAGAAGATCACACTGAAGGGCCAGGCAAATGTCGCCAACGGTGACGGTCTGCTCCGTATCGGCCGCACCTTGTACGTCGTGCAGAACCCACAGACCCTGATCAGCGTGTGGGACCTTTACGTCACGCGGAACCGGCAGAGCCTGGTCAGCGTGTGGGACCTCGACGCGAAGGCCACCACCGCCACTCTGAAGCGGACGATCACCGATCCCCGGTTCGACGTTCCGACCACTGCCGCCCGCTGGGGGGACCGGTTGTATCTCGTCAACGCCCGGTTCACCAGCCCTCAGAAGCCCGAGACGACGTTCAACGGCGTCGCCGTTCCTGCCTAG
- a CDS encoding TniQ family protein: MHRETVGSYLNRLADANRLPVRYLAGLLGHNRHHRRDDNRTDHWTPRALLGLSALTGRAPAELVHAMPALAELSEGQRIGPRPSTGHGDALHRPACRPCMARRGIDGLVVRETLPHEAVCPRHHRWLLGDEQHLLRVLPDVRRANQRHRRLTSRRRGSAPEQSYRTARDSLLKWFHTAAETQLQQRWTDRIHLLGEDIYGDPLRPSPNRIEIATYPETVILTSLLSSPHWRDHQESAPEIARRFQLKAGSRELAALQKLATSLRPRLSLSQSD; encoded by the coding sequence GTGCACCGCGAGACGGTCGGCTCCTATCTGAACCGGCTCGCGGACGCCAACCGCCTGCCGGTCCGCTATCTGGCCGGTCTTCTCGGTCACAACCGTCATCACCGCCGTGACGACAACCGCACGGACCACTGGACCCCACGGGCCCTGCTCGGACTATCCGCCCTGACCGGCCGGGCACCCGCCGAACTCGTGCATGCGATGCCAGCTCTCGCCGAACTCAGCGAGGGCCAACGAATCGGTCCACGCCCGAGCACCGGCCACGGCGATGCCCTTCACCGTCCGGCATGCCGCCCCTGCATGGCCCGGCGCGGAATCGACGGCCTCGTCGTCCGCGAGACCCTGCCCCACGAAGCAGTCTGCCCACGACATCACCGCTGGCTCCTGGGCGACGAGCAGCATCTCCTCCGCGTTCTGCCCGACGTTCGCAGAGCCAACCAGCGCCACCGGCGACTCACGAGCCGCCGCAGGGGCTCCGCCCCCGAGCAGAGCTACCGCACCGCACGTGACAGCTTGCTGAAGTGGTTCCACACCGCCGCCGAGACACAGCTCCAACAGCGGTGGACGGACCGGATTCATCTCCTCGGCGAAGACATCTACGGAGACCCACTCCGCCCGTCTCCGAACCGCATCGAGATCGCGACCTACCCCGAAACGGTCATCCTCACCAGCCTGCTCTCATCACCGCACTGGCGCGATCACCAGGAATCGGCCCCGGAGATCGCACGCCGGTTCCAGCTCAAGGCAGGGAGCCGCGAGCTGGCAGCCCTCCAGAAACTGGCAACTTCCCTGAGACCGAGGCTCTCCCTGTCTCAATCAGACTGA